CCGAGGCCGGCCTCTCGTTCCTGGGCCTGGGCGCCCAGCCGCCCACCCCGAGCTGGGGCGCCATGCTGAACGCCGGCCGGGAGTACCTCGAGCTGGCGCCGTGGGTGAGCCTGGCGCCGGGAGCGGCGATCTTCGCCACGACCCTGAGCTTCAACGTCGTCGGCGACACGGTGCGGGACGCCCTCGATCCCCGGTCGCGGACCTAGCCGGCCCGCGGGCCGGAGGGTTCGGAACGCCCCGCGTGAGGCGGCACCAGCGGAGGTTGACTGCTCATCTCCCACATAGCAGAATTCTGCTATGTTCCGAATCGCCATCCGGCCCCGGGCCGCCGAGCAGATCCGCCGGCTCCGGCGCGTGGATGCGATGGCGATCCTCGACGCCATCGAGAGCCACCTGAGAGACGAACCAGAGCGGGTGAGTCGGAGCCGAATCAAGCGGTTACGCGGCAGACCGGACGCCACGTACCGGCTCCGGGTGGGCGAGTACCGCGTATTCTACGATGTGCTCGAGCGACAGGTGGTCGTGACGGCCGTCCTTCACAAGTGGGACACGGCCAGGTTTTACCGAGAGGAGCCGCGATGAAGACGATGACGGTGTTCGAAGCTCGCAATCACTTCGCGAGGACGCTGGAGATCGCCAAAGATGATGTCGTCATCGTGACGCGTAACGGCAAGCCGGTTGCGGCCATTCAGGGCATCGACGACGAGGACATCGAAGACCTGCTCCTCGAGCGCTCCGAGCGCTTCTGGGAGATGATTGCCCGTGCTCGACGGGGGAAGCCCATCGCGATCGAGGCCCTGCGGCGGCAAGTCGCGCCGCCGCGGAAAGGGCGCCGGAAGCCGAGCGGTCAACGAGTGCGCGCGCGGAAAAGAAATGGTGGACAGGGGGAGAATTGAACTCCCGACACCGGGATTTTCAGTCCCGTGCTCTACCAACTGAGCTACCTGTCCACCTGGCGGGAACGACGCCTCACGTTACCAGAAGCCGCCGGGGCTGTCTAGCCGCGGGACCCTCCATCGAGTAAGATGGACCCGCTTGCCGCCCCGCCGGCAACGATTTCACCGCGCGCCAGGAGGATCCCGTGGCCGATCCGAGCGTCGATCCGATCACCGTGTCCGTCATCCAGCACCGCCTGGAGGCCATCGTCCAGGAGATGGGCGAGGCGATGCTCCGAACCTCCTACTCCCAGATCCTCAACTCGAGCCGCGACTTCTCGACGGCCCTCTGTGATGCCGAGGGGCGGCTCTGCGCCCAGGCTGAGCACGTCCCCATCCACGTCGGCGCGATCCCGTGGGCCGTCAAGTCGGTGCGGCAGTTCTTCGGGGACCGGGTGCAGCCGGGAGACGTCTTCCTCCTGAACGACCCCTACCAGGGAAACAACCATCTCCCCGACCTCACGGCCTTCGTCCCCGTCTTTGCCGACGACGTCCTCGTCTTCTGGTCGATCAACCGCTCCCACCAGAGCGACATCGGCGGCGCCACCCACGGCGGCTACAACCCCGGGGCCACCGAGATCTGGCAGGAGGGGATCCGCATCCCGCCTCTCCGGCTCTACGAGGCCGGCGCGCTGCGCGAGGATGTCCTCCACATGCTGGCTACCAATGTGCGCCACCCGCGCGACTTCCGCGGTGACCTGGCGGCGATGATCGGCTCGGCGCGCGTCGGCGAGCGGCGGCTGCTGGCGCTGCTCGGCGAGTACGGCGCCAAGACCACGCAGGCCGCGGTGGAGGCGATCCTGGACGGCGCCGAGCGCCAGACCCGGGCCTGCATCGCGACCTGGAAGGACGGGGTCTACCGGGGCGAGGCCATCCTGGACGATGACGGCCACCTCTACCGGGACATCCACGTGCGGGCCACGGTGACGAAGAAGGGGACGGACCTCACCATCGACCTCTCCGACTCTCACCGCCAGGTCGTCGGGTTCATCAACTCGTCCTACCCGAACATGCGCTCGGCGGTGGCGATGGCCCTGGCCTACCTGATCGACCCCCTCACCCCGAAGAACGACGGCACCTTCCGGCCGCTCACCGTCATCGCCAAGCCGGGCACGGTGGTGTGGGCCAACCCGCCGGCGCCCGTCACCCTCTGCACGAACCACTGTGCCCAGGAGATCGCCGAGGCTGTGATCAAGGCGCTGGCGCCGGCCTGTCCCGAGCGCGTGCTGGCCGGCTGGGGCCGCCGGTTCCGGATCGCCATCCAGGGGACGGACCCGCGCACCGGGCGCCCGTTCATCTGGCACTTGTTCCACGCCCGCCCGGGCGGTGGCGCCTCGGCCGCCGGGGACGGCTGGCCGGCCGCGGGCGAGGGTCAGGCGGCGGGGGGCATCAAGTTCGGGAGCGTCGAGGTGACGGAGGTGCGCTTTCCCCTCTTCTTCCGCCGGCACGAGTTCCGTCCCGACTCGGGGGGTGCCGGCCGGTACCGCGGCGGCGCGGGCTCGGTGCTCGAGCTGGCCGTCGAGATCCGCGATCCGGCGCGCGCCAACACGGCCGGGGACGGCGTCCGCTACCCGCCCTACGGCATCCTCGGCGGCCGGGACGGGCTCCCGCATCGATACCGGCTCCGCTCCCGCGGCCGCCGCGATCGCGTCCTCAAGACCAAGGAAGTCGGCATCCTGGTCCGGCCCGGCGACGTCTTCCACGTCGAGTCGGGTGGCGGGGGCGGCTACGGCGACCCGCGCCACCGCGCGTCCGCGGCGCGGACGGCCGACCGCGCCAACGGGTTCGTGACGTCTCGCGGGACCCGGCGGACGAAGGGGCGCTGAGCCATGTACCGGATCGGGATCGACGTCGGGGGCACCTTCACCGACCTGGTGGCGGTGGACGAAGCGGGCCGCGTCGTGCTGGCCAAGGCCGCGTCGACGCCGGCCGATCCCTCGGTCGGCGTGATGGAGGGGCTCGGGCTCCTGGCGGGCGCGCTCGGTCTGGACCACCGGGCGCTCCTCGGGCAGACGGAGCGAGTCGTCCACGGCACCACCGTGGCGACCAACGCGCTCCTGGAGCGGAAGGGCGCGCGGGTCGGGCTGCTGACGACCGAGGGCCACCGCGACGTCATCGAGATGCGGGAAGGGCTCAAGGACGACCGGTACAACCTCCGCATGCCCGCCCCCGACCCCCTGGTGTCGCGCGCGCGGCGACTCGGCGTGCGGGAGCGGATCCGCGCCGACGGGCGCGTGGCGATCCGGCTGGACCGGCGCTCGCTGGCGGCGGCGCTGCGCCTCCTCAAGCGCCAGCAGGTGGAAGCGATCGCGGTCTGCTACCTCCACGCCTACCGCGACGCGCGGCACGAGCGGGCCACGGCCGCCGCGGTCCGCAAGGCGCTGCCCGGCGTGTACGTCTCGCTCTCCTCGGAGGTGCTCCCGCAGATCAAGGAGTACGAGCGGGTCTGCACGACGGCGGTCAACGCCTACGTGGGCCCGGCCCTCTCGCGCTACCTCTCCCGCCTCGAGCACCGCCTCCGGGAGGCGGGATACGGCGGCCCGGTCCTCATCATGCAGTCCCACGGCGGGGTCGCGCCGATCGCGGACGCGATCCGCCTGGCGGCCGGCGCGGTGCTCTCGGGGCCGGCCGGCGGGGTGGCCGGGAGCCGCTATGCGTCGCGGCTCCTCGGCGAGGGCAACCTGATCCCGTTCGACATGGGCGGGACGAGTACCGACATCTCGCTCGTCGAGGGAGGGGAGGCCCACCTCTCGGCTGACAAGGTCGTCGCGGGCCAGCGGGTGGCGCTGCCCAGCATCGACATCGTGAGCCTCGGCGCCGGCGGAGGGTCGATCGCGCGGGTCGACGCGGGCGGCATCCTCCACGTCGGCCCCCAGAGCGCGGGCGCCGACCCGGGGCCGGCGTGCTACGGCAAGGGCGGCACCGCCGCCACCGTGACGGACGCCAATCTGGTCCTGGGCTACCTCGACCCCGGCAACTTCCTCGGCGGCCGGACCCGGCTGGACGTGCGGGCGGCCGAGCGGGCGGTCGAGGCGATCGCCCGGAAGCTCGGCACCGACCGGATGGCGGCGGCCGACGGCATCCATCGCGTCGTCAACACGCGCATGGCCGAGGGCATCCGCCTCGTCTCGGTCCGCC
This region of Candidatus Methylomirabilota bacterium genomic DNA includes:
- a CDS encoding type II toxin-antitoxin system Phd/YefM family antitoxin; its protein translation is MKTMTVFEARNHFARTLEIAKDDVVIVTRNGKPVAAIQGIDDEDIEDLLLERSERFWEMIARARRGKPIAIEALRRQVAPPRKGRRKPSGQRVRARKRNGGQGEN
- a CDS encoding hydantoinase/oxoprolinase family protein → MYRIGIDVGGTFTDLVAVDEAGRVVLAKAASTPADPSVGVMEGLGLLAGALGLDHRALLGQTERVVHGTTVATNALLERKGARVGLLTTEGHRDVIEMREGLKDDRYNLRMPAPDPLVSRARRLGVRERIRADGRVAIRLDRRSLAAALRLLKRQQVEAIAVCYLHAYRDARHERATAAAVRKALPGVYVSLSSEVLPQIKEYERVCTTAVNAYVGPALSRYLSRLEHRLREAGYGGPVLIMQSHGGVAPIADAIRLAAGAVLSGPAGGVAGSRYASRLLGEGNLIPFDMGGTSTDISLVEGGEAHLSADKVVAGQRVALPSIDIVSLGAGGGSIARVDAGGILHVGPQSAGADPGPACYGKGGTAATVTDANLVLGYLDPGNFLGGRTRLDVRAAERAVEAIARKLGTDRMAAADGIHRVVNTRMAEGIRLVSVRRGVDPRRFAVLAFGGAAGLHVTDVARRLEIGRVIVPRVAAVLSAWGMLATDLRYEAVRSHIGDVRRIGAAELRRVFAEMEAEGRRRLAEAFEGPVEVARSVDMRYGEQIFEIGVSLEGVELDAPDLMKEVVERFHRRHEELYTYSAPDQEVVLVNARLAVVGVLPALPAEPALPARPEARPRVRRRVYLGGWRELPVFDLDAVAPGQRVEGPALFETATTTVLVRDGEQAVVTPLGWLDVRVSREAST
- a CDS encoding type II toxin-antitoxin system RelE/ParE family toxin codes for the protein MFRIAIRPRAAEQIRRLRRVDAMAILDAIESHLRDEPERVSRSRIKRLRGRPDATYRLRVGEYRVFYDVLERQVVVTAVLHKWDTARFYREEPR
- a CDS encoding hydantoinase B/oxoprolinase family protein, with product MADPSVDPITVSVIQHRLEAIVQEMGEAMLRTSYSQILNSSRDFSTALCDAEGRLCAQAEHVPIHVGAIPWAVKSVRQFFGDRVQPGDVFLLNDPYQGNNHLPDLTAFVPVFADDVLVFWSINRSHQSDIGGATHGGYNPGATEIWQEGIRIPPLRLYEAGALREDVLHMLATNVRHPRDFRGDLAAMIGSARVGERRLLALLGEYGAKTTQAAVEAILDGAERQTRACIATWKDGVYRGEAILDDDGHLYRDIHVRATVTKKGTDLTIDLSDSHRQVVGFINSSYPNMRSAVAMALAYLIDPLTPKNDGTFRPLTVIAKPGTVVWANPPAPVTLCTNHCAQEIAEAVIKALAPACPERVLAGWGRRFRIAIQGTDPRTGRPFIWHLFHARPGGGASAAGDGWPAAGEGQAAGGIKFGSVEVTEVRFPLFFRRHEFRPDSGGAGRYRGGAGSVLELAVEIRDPARANTAGDGVRYPPYGILGGRDGLPHRYRLRSRGRRDRVLKTKEVGILVRPGDVFHVESGGGGGYGDPRHRASAARTADRANGFVTSRGTRRTKGR